CGGTCATGCCGTTTTCCTGCGCCATGTTGTGCGCGAGGCTGAGGACCGCCTGATTGCTGGCGATGGCGTCCTTCAGGGCCTTTGCGGTCGTTCGTTGCCCCTCGGACCAGCCTTCACCTGACAGATCGACATCGGTGCGTACCGGGATCGATCCCGTGATCTGCGAATACATGGTCTGGATTGCGGGATCCATGACGAGCTGGGCCATCAGCGTCTGACCGGCCTGCAGGTCCGCCTCCTTGCGCTGCCAGAAGATGAAGGCATCGGCATTCAACAGGAAGACCGGCTTGCCGTTGTCACTGGGGCCTGGCGCAATCATGAAGTCCTCAAACTTGAACCCGGCATTGCGCAATACGCCTTGCGCCCATCCGCCCATGATCATCATGCCCATGTCGCCGTCGATGAAGCGCTTCAAATTGGTCGAGAAGTGCTGGGCGCCGACATTGGGGTCCATCCAGTCGGCGATCTTGCGCAGCTGCGCGAACGCAGCCTTGATCTCAGGACCCTCCAGAGCCTTCTTGTCGAGATTCATGATGGCGGCGCGGTAAGCAGCGGGATTGATGCCGGCGAGAGCGGCCTCGAATTTTTGCCCGTCGTCCGGGCGGGTGCCACCGTTGGCGATGGGAGCGGCGACACCGCCTGCCTTCATCTTTTCCGCGAGGTCGTTGAACTCCGCCCATGTGACCGGAATCTTGTCGGCCTTGGCCTTGTCCATCGCGCGTTTGGACAGGAACAGCATATTGGTGCTGTAGATCTGTAACGGTAGGGCGATCCACTTGCCGGCCGGCTTGTGCAGTTTCGCAAGGTCAGGCGCGACGACCTTTTCGTAACCGGCGGCTGCGACGACGGCGTCGAGATCGACGGTCGGGGCGATCTTCGACCAGGCTGCGATCTCCGGACCTTTGAGTTGCGAACAGGCCGGGGGATCGCCGGCCATGATCTGCGCGCGCAACTTGTTCATCATCTCGGTGGTGAAGCCGGGGACGGGCGAATGCTGCCAAACCCCGCCTTTCTCCTCGAATTTCTTGCCGAGCGCGGTGATGGCAGCCCCGTCGCTGCCGGCGGACCATTGCGAGATCGCGGTCAGGCGCGGCTTGGCCGCGCCTTGCGCCCGGGCAAAGGCGGGCAGTGCGAGCGCGGCGGCAGATCCAGCGAGCAGACGGCGCCTTGTTGTCGTGATCGGCATGGCAGTTCCTCCCGGTGTGAAGTTCTTTGCACAGGCATTGGCGCGTACGGCGCGCAGGCTCAGGGCATGTCAGGCCGCCTCCGTCGAGCTGGCCGGCATGCCGCCGCGGCTGGCGAGACAAAAGGCGGCGAAGGCGAGCGCAGCCTGCGGATCGTTGCCGGTCGAGGGCGGAACGAAGGCGAGGGACACTTGCGCCAGTTTACGGCCGCCCAGCAGGCAGGCGTCAATTCCTTCGACCACAGCGTTGCGATCGTCATCGGAGAGAAGCGACGGCCAGCCGCTGATCGCGACGCCGCCGCACGGCTTGACGTTCAACGTATTGCCGATCGCAAGGCCAAGCCGGAACAGCCGTCGCCGCAGCTCCTGGCGCACGCGCGACGAGAGCGGGATCGTGGTCACCCATTCGCTGCCGAGCTCGAGCAATTCGGCTTCGGCAATGCCAAGGAGCTCGGCCAGGGCAGGAAGCGACGTGTATGCCTCGACGCAGCCGTGGTGGCCGCAGCGGCAGCGTGGCCCGTCGGGACCGAACACCATGTGGCCGAGCTCGACCGGCTGCAGGGCGTCGGCCTCGGTTGGATCGTCCATCCAGGCGCCGGCAACGCCCTGGCTGACGAAGACGAACAGATGGGTGTCGCTGAACGGATAGTTTTCCGTGCGGCAGCGGTGAAAGGTGGCGTGCGCGACGACCGAATTGGTGAATGCCAGCGGCACGCCGGCGAACATCTCGCCGAACATGTCGCTGATGCGTGCGACGTCGCAGGGAATGATCGGATTGGCCGATATGCTCAGACGACCGAGGCCGGGAATGGAGACGCCGATCTGGGAGAGGGTGATGCGGCGGCGCCGCGTCCAGTCGCGCAGCAACGTCATCGCTTCGCGAAACGCCCGGCCGACGGTCTCGGCGGTCGGCGTATTCGGCAGCGGCACACGCTCGGTGTAGTGCAGTTCGCCCGACAGGGCGCCCACGCCGACGCTGAGCCGCTGAGCGGTCAGCTCGAAGGCTGCGAGGGCGACCGAGCCATCGAGCGACACGAGACCGGTCGGGCCGCCGACGTAAGGGGCAGGGCGCCGCACCTCCTCGATCAGGCCTTCGGCCTTCAGGTCGAACAGGATGCGCGACAGGCTCGCCTCGGACAGGCGCACGGCCTTGGCCAGCGGCGGGCGAAACGATCCGCCCGACTGTAGCAGATGAGTCAAAATGGCAGCGCGCGTCTGCCGCCGACTTCTCGGCTGCTCCGGCATTTCCGTCCCTGTCGTCATTCTTACTTAGTGTAAGAATGCGCGCGGTGCGTTTCGACTGTCAAGCGTTCGGCGGCGCGATGCCTGGATTTGTTGTTGTGCGTGGCAGCAAAGCGTGGATGCACAAACAAAAACGGCGCCATCTTGCGATGGCGCCGTTTCGTTGGACACTTCCGTCCGATCTTACTTGCGATCCTTGATCGCGACGTAGTCGCGGCGAGTGACGCCGGTGTAGAGCTGGCGCGGACGGCCGATCTTCTGCTGCGGATCCTCGATCATCTCGCTCCACTGGCTGATCCAGCCGACGGTACGGGCGACCGCGAACAGCACGGTGAACATCGAGACCGGGAAGCCCATCGCCTTCAGCGTGATGCCCGAATAGAAGTCGACGTTCGGGTAGAGCTTGCGGTCGATGAAGTACTGGTCGCTGAGCGCAATCTTCTCCAGCTCCATCGCCACCTTCAGCATCGGATCGTCGCCATGGCCGGTCTCCTTGAGCACGGCGTGACACATCTTCTGCATGATCTTGGCGCGCGGATCATAGTTCTTGTAGACGCGGTGGCCGAAGCCCATCAGGCGGACTTCGGAGTTCTTGTCCTTCACCTTGGCGATGAACTCGGGGATCTTGTCCACGGTACCGATCTCGGCGAGCATCGCGAGCGCGGCTTCGTTGGCGCCGCCATGCGCCGGGCCCCACAGGCAGGCGATGCCGGCGGCGATGCAGGCAAACGGGTTGGCGCCGGAAGAGCCGGCGATGCGCACCGTCGAGGTCGAGGCGTTCTGCTCGTGATCGGCGTGCAGGATGAAGATCTTGTCCAGCGCGTCAGCCAGCACCGGGTTGATCTTGTAGTCCTCGCACGGCACGGCGAAGCACATGTTGAGGAAGTTCTCGGAGAACGTGAGCGAGTTCTTCGGATACACGAAGGGCTGGCCGACGGTATACTTGTAGGCCATCGCCGCCAGCGTCGGGATCTTCGCGATCATGCGCATGGACGCGATCATGCGCTGCTTCGGATCGTTGATGTCGGTGCTGTCGTGATAGAACGCGGCGAGCGCGCCGACCGAGGCCACCATCACCGCCATCGGATGGGCGTCGCGGCGGAAGCCCTGGAAGAAGCGGGCCATCTGCTCGTGCACCATCGTGTGATGGATCACGCGGTCGTCGAAATCCTTCTTCTGCGCGGCAGTCGGCAGGTTCCCGTAGAGCAGGAGATAGCAGGTCTCGAGGAAGTCGCCGTTCTCGGCGAGCTGCTCGATCGGGTAGCCACGGTATTCCAGCACGCCGGCGTCGCCGTCGATATAGGTGATCTTGGACTGGCAGCTCGCGGTGGAGGTGAAGCCGGGATCATAGGTGAACAGGCCGGACTGGCCGTAGAGCTTGCCGATGTCGATGACATCAGGCCCGACGCTGCCGCTATGGATCGGGAGATCGTAGTTCTTGTTTCCGACCGTCAGCGTAGCGGTCTTATTGCTCGGTTTTGCGTCCATCGTAGGTCCCCGATGTATGGTGAAACGGGCCGGAGCCGGAGGCCCCTTGCGAGATGATGGGGCAGGCCGGAAGTTCCAGAAGGTACGGGGGAGATGGGTATATTATTGCTGTGTGCGCTGCAAGATCACCCCACGCATGGTCGACTTACGTCGTAGCCTGGTCCTTGAGCCGGGCGAGGCTTTCCTGGCGTCCCAGGACGTCCAAAACCTCAAATATACCAGGCGATGTCGTTCGTCCGGTCAGCGCAGCCCTGAGCGGCTGGGCGACCGCGCCAAGCTTGAGACTGTTTTCCTCGGCGAAAGCGCGCAGCGCAGCTTCAGTGGTGGCGCCGCTCCAGGTCTCGACTTTCTCCAGTGCGGAATGAAGCTGCCCGATCAGCTTGCGGTTCTCTTGTGTCAGCAGCGCCTGCGCCTTGGGATCGAGCTCCAGGGGGCGGTCGGCGAAGATGAAATAGGCGCCGTCGATCAGCTCGATCAGCGTCTTGGCGCGCTCCTTCAGGGCCGGCATGGCTTTGAGAAGCTGTGCGCGCGTGCTGTCGTTTAACTTGGCCTTAAGCTCGTCGCGGCTGGGCACGAGATGGTCGAGCACGTCCTCGAACATCTTCACGAGTGATTGATCGTCGGCGTGGCGGATGTAGTGGCCGTTGAGATTTTCCAGCTTGGCAAAATCGAAGCGGGCAGCGGCGCGGCCGACGCTGGCGAGGTCGAACGCCGCGATCATCTCCTCGGTCGAGAAGATCTCCTGGTCGCCATGGCTCCAGCCCAGCCGGACGAGGTAATTGCGGACCGCGGCCGGCAGGTATCCCATGGCGCGGTAGGCATCGACGCCCAGCGCGCCGTGCCGCTTGGACAGCTTCGAGCCGTCAGGGCCGTGGATCAGGGGAATGTGGGACATGCTCGGCAGGGTCCAGCCCATCGCATCGTAAATCTGCTTCTGGCGGGCCGCGTTGATCAGATGGTCGTCGCCGCGGATCACATGGGTGACGCCCATGTCGTGGTCGTCGACCACCACGGCGAGCATATAGGTCGGGTTGCCATCGCCGCGCAGGAGGACGAGGTCGTCGAGGTTTTCGTTCTGCCAGACCACGCGGCCCTGGACCTGATCCTCGATCACGGTCTCGCCGGTCTGCGGCGCGCGCAGGCGGATGGTCGGTTTCACGTCGGACGGGGCGGTCGCGGCATCGCGGTCGCGCCACATGCCGTCATAGAGGCGGGTGCGTCCTTCAGCGCGCGCCTTCTCGCGCATGGCGGCGAGCTCCTCGGCGGTCGCGTAGCAGCGATAGGCCTTGCCGTCGGCGAGCAGCTGCTCGGCGACCTCGCGGTGACGGGCGGCGCGGCTGAACTGGTAGATGACCTCGCCGTCCCAGCCGAGCTCGAGCCATTTCAACCCGTCGAGGATGGCGCCGATCGCGGCTTCGGTGGAGCGCTCCCGGTCGGTGTCCTCGATCCGCAGCAGCATCTTGCCGCCATGTTTCTTCGCATAGAGCCAATTGAACAGCGCCGTGCGGGCGCCCCCGATATGGAGGAAGCCGGTCGGCGAGGGAGCGAAGCGGGTGACGACGGAATCGGTCATTCTTGGCGGGGCCTATGCATGGGAAGCGGTGGTGTATAGCAGGACCGGAGCATAACTAAAGCCCGTCGGCGGACCTCGTGGGCCTTGGCGCGGCCACGCGAATTTGGCAGAAGGACCGCTGATTTCCCGACAGGATTTTCGTAATGACAGAACCGGTGGCTGCTGAGGTTGGGCGCGATTTCATTCGTGACATCATCCAGGCCGACCTCGATCAGGGCAAATACAAGGAGATCGTGACCCGGTTCCCGCCGGAGCCGAACGGCTATTTGCATATCGGCCACGCCAAGTCGATCGCACTCAATTTCGGCATCGCCCAGGAGTTTCCGGGCCGCTGCCATTTGCGCTTCGACGACACCAATCCGGTCAAGGAAGAGCAGGAATACATCGATTCCATCCAGGCCGACGTGCGCTGGCTGGGCTTCGACTGGGGCAAGAACCTGTTCTTCGCCTCGGATTATTTCGACCGCCTGTACGAATGGGCGGAGAAGCTGATCCGCGACGGGCTCGCCTATGTCGACGACCAGACCCAGGAGGAAATCCGCACCTCCCGCGGCACGCTGACCGAGCCCGGAAAGAACTCGCCGTTCCGCGACCGCAGCGTGGAGGAAAATCTCGACCTGTTCCGGCGCATGAAGGCCGGTGAATTCCCGAACGGCGCGCGCGTGCTGCGGGCTAAGATCGACATGGCGGCCGGCAACATCAATCTGCGCGACCCCGTGCTGTACCGCATCCTGCACGCGCATCATCCGCGCACCGGCACCAAATGGAGCATCTATCCGAGCTACGATTATGCGCACGGCCAGTCGGACGCGATCGAGGGCATCACGCATTCGATCTGCACGCTGGAGTTCGAGGACCACCGGCCGCTTTACGACTGGTTCATCGAGAAGCTGCCGGTGCCGTCACAGCCGCACCAGTATGAGTTCGCGCGGCTGAACCTGACCTACACG
The nucleotide sequence above comes from Bradyrhizobium sp. NDS-1. Encoded proteins:
- a CDS encoding ABC transporter substrate-binding protein; translation: MPITTTRRRLLAGSAAALALPAFARAQGAAKPRLTAISQWSAGSDGAAITALGKKFEEKGGVWQHSPVPGFTTEMMNKLRAQIMAGDPPACSQLKGPEIAAWSKIAPTVDLDAVVAAAGYEKVVAPDLAKLHKPAGKWIALPLQIYSTNMLFLSKRAMDKAKADKIPVTWAEFNDLAEKMKAGGVAAPIANGGTRPDDGQKFEAALAGINPAAYRAAIMNLDKKALEGPEIKAAFAQLRKIADWMDPNVGAQHFSTNLKRFIDGDMGMMIMGGWAQGVLRNAGFKFEDFMIAPGPSDNGKPVFLLNADAFIFWQRKEADLQAGQTLMAQLVMDPAIQTMYSQITGSIPVRTDVDLSGEGWSEGQRTTAKALKDAIASNQAVLSLAHNMAQENGMTAAMIDVITEYVKNKTIKPEQAATRLAEAVEGAR
- a CDS encoding ROK family transcriptional regulator encodes the protein MPEQPRSRRQTRAAILTHLLQSGGSFRPPLAKAVRLSEASLSRILFDLKAEGLIEEVRRPAPYVGGPTGLVSLDGSVALAAFELTAQRLSVGVGALSGELHYTERVPLPNTPTAETVGRAFREAMTLLRDWTRRRRITLSQIGVSIPGLGRLSISANPIIPCDVARISDMFGEMFAGVPLAFTNSVVAHATFHRCRTENYPFSDTHLFVFVSQGVAGAWMDDPTEADALQPVELGHMVFGPDGPRCRCGHHGCVEAYTSLPALAELLGIAEAELLELGSEWVTTIPLSSRVRQELRRRLFRLGLAIGNTLNVKPCGGVAISGWPSLLSDDDRNAVVEGIDACLLGGRKLAQVSLAFVPPSTGNDPQAALAFAAFCLASRGGMPASSTEAA
- the gltX gene encoding glutamate--tRNA ligase, translating into MTDSVVTRFAPSPTGFLHIGGARTALFNWLYAKKHGGKMLLRIEDTDRERSTEAAIGAILDGLKWLELGWDGEVIYQFSRAARHREVAEQLLADGKAYRCYATAEELAAMREKARAEGRTRLYDGMWRDRDAATAPSDVKPTIRLRAPQTGETVIEDQVQGRVVWQNENLDDLVLLRGDGNPTYMLAVVVDDHDMGVTHVIRGDDHLINAARQKQIYDAMGWTLPSMSHIPLIHGPDGSKLSKRHGALGVDAYRAMGYLPAAVRNYLVRLGWSHGDQEIFSTEEMIAAFDLASVGRAAARFDFAKLENLNGHYIRHADDQSLVKMFEDVLDHLVPSRDELKAKLNDSTRAQLLKAMPALKERAKTLIELIDGAYFIFADRPLELDPKAQALLTQENRKLIGQLHSALEKVETWSGATTEAALRAFAEENSLKLGAVAQPLRAALTGRTTSPGIFEVLDVLGRQESLARLKDQATT
- the gltA gene encoding citrate synthase, which produces MDAKPSNKTATLTVGNKNYDLPIHSGSVGPDVIDIGKLYGQSGLFTYDPGFTSTASCQSKITYIDGDAGVLEYRGYPIEQLAENGDFLETCYLLLYGNLPTAAQKKDFDDRVIHHTMVHEQMARFFQGFRRDAHPMAVMVASVGALAAFYHDSTDINDPKQRMIASMRMIAKIPTLAAMAYKYTVGQPFVYPKNSLTFSENFLNMCFAVPCEDYKINPVLADALDKIFILHADHEQNASTSTVRIAGSSGANPFACIAAGIACLWGPAHGGANEAALAMLAEIGTVDKIPEFIAKVKDKNSEVRLMGFGHRVYKNYDPRAKIMQKMCHAVLKETGHGDDPMLKVAMELEKIALSDQYFIDRKLYPNVDFYSGITLKAMGFPVSMFTVLFAVARTVGWISQWSEMIEDPQQKIGRPRQLYTGVTRRDYVAIKDRK